The Cryptomeria japonica chromosome 2, Sugi_1.0, whole genome shotgun sequence region CAAATGTTCTATAATATCTATGATGGGTGCTTTATCaatattttcatatgaatatttaaaatttctttatttttttcctttatttAATAGTCGTCccctaaaaatgacaaaaaaatctcTATATCAAAACTATGCCCTGTTATCCCTTGTAGTCCCCGATCTGAAAACTTGAAAAAATATAAATCTTAAGTCCTAATTAATATGAATAAAGTCAAAACTAATCGAATGAAAAAGATTAGACATCTAATATAGTGTGAACACACCAACATATCAAACTCAAAAATAACCAAAATCATATAAAAAATTTAACGACAAACTTTCCAAATTTCTTATTAAATAATATCACTTTCAAAATCTTCCAAACTAACAAACTCAATATCAACACCCGAACCATCAAAACTTATATTAAATAAACGTAAACTGCTAAACATTATGGATTATTTACTTTCCCATCTTTTTAATTAAACATTACGGGTTGATTTCCTTTCCCTAGATTGAGTTGctttgtttctaaatttttgagatgGATGTCATACTTTGAAAAATAGATACTATACTTTTTAATGTAATCTTTTATCTACTTATATGGGAAATCCTAATTTACTTTTCCTGCTTTTACATTTTGGAGCTACATTGTGTGCCGCGGATCTATAAAAAGGAAGAATCATCTTCAACTTCAAGAGAAGATGATGTTTTTCATGATTACTACAAAGCTGGTCATGACAATCAATGGATCAGAACTACAGATTTTACACCATTTTGCAGTTTTGGCCAGTCTTTGGCAATCTGCCTGGAGCTTCCCTATAATGTGAACGTTTCCCAAATTCAGCGAGACTTCCCACGTTACAAAGAAATTGGAGATATTCTCTCTTTCCAAGAAGGATTTTCCTACTCTGATTCAAAGTTGGTGCCAATAGTTAATCTTTCTGAGTTCCATTTGCCTTACAAAATCTTGTTCCAAATAAATTCACTTATTCAGGAAGGCATACTTAGCTGGCCAAGCCTCACCAATGAATTCTTCAATTTCCTGAAGCCTGACAAGAAACCTCGTGCATTCATAGATTATGCACTGACAAGGTTTAAAAATCTGAGGAGCCCTTGCTACAATCCAGTTAAATTGCTGCTAAAGGAATACAACACTTTCCGGAGATCAAGATGGTATAACTATCCTAGTTCAGCAGGAAATGTTGGTCTGGATGGTGGGCTGATGTATGTGCACAGGGTCCATGTAACTCCATCAAAGGTCTACTTTTTTGGGCCTGAGGTCAATGTTTCTAATCGCGTCACTCGTCAATTTGCAAATTATATTGACGATTTTCTTAGGGTCACCTTTGTTGATGAGAATGGCGACAAGCTTTATGCAACTGATTTGTCTCAGCAAAGGATTACGATGAATAATGGTCAGGggaaacacacaaaattatacagcCGGGTTCTCTCAGTTTTGAGAGACGGTATTTTGATAGCTGATAAAAAGTTCGAGTTTCTTGCCTTTTCAACCAGTCAGCTAAGGGAAAGTTCTGTTTGGATGTTTGCTTCCAATGCTGAGGTTAGTGCCCACAGTATCAGGAGGTGGATGGGCAATTTTTCGAGTGTTAAAAATGTTGCCAAGTGTGCAAGGAGATTGGGGCAGTCTTTTAGCTCTTCCACAGAAACATTGCATGTCTCTGACTTTGAAATTGATCATATTCCAGACATTTGTAGGAAGCAGTATATTTTTTCAGATGGAATAGGGAAGATATCTCTGTCCCTGGCAGAAAAGGTGGCTGCAAAGTGTAAATGTGATAACACACCCTCTGCTTTCCAAATAAGGTATGGTGGCTACAAGGGTGTCGTAGCAGTTGATCCTGAGTCCAAATACAAGCTGTCTCTGCGACAAAGCATGTTGAAATATAGGTCAGACGATACAAACTTAGATGTTCTGTCATGGTCCAAATTTAGGCCTTGCTTTCTGAACAGGCAAATTATAAGCCTCTTATCTACTCTGGGGGTTGAAGACCATAATTTTGAGAAGTTGCAGGAAAAGGCAGTTGAGGATCTGGACAGGGTCTTGACTGACCAAGCTGTTGCTCTTAACCTACTGCAAATTATGTCTGCCGGTGAACATCACAATGCACTTATAAGTATGCTGTCATGTGGTTTCTTTGCCAATTCTGAGCCATATCTTCTAATGATGCTCAATGCATTTCGAGCATCTAAACTACTTGAGCTAAGAAACAAGACACGCATATTTGTTCCGAAGGGGCGATGCTTAATGGGATGCCTAGATGAAACTGGGACATTAAATTACGGTGAAGTATTTGTTCAGGTTTCTCATGCTGCAGGAAGCAAACAATATCATGATCCCGGGCTTGCTATCTTTAGACAAAGTGGCCTTGACCACAAAAAATGCATAGTTAAAGGAAAAGTAATTGTTGCCAAAAATCCCTGCCTTCATCCAGGTGACGTACGCGTTTTGGTGGCTGTGGACATTCCCAAACTCCATCATATGGTTGACTGTGTAGTCTTTCCACAACGAGGTCAGAGGTAAGAGAGAAATAGTTAAGTCTTCTACTTCAGCCAATGTTTCTTTCTTTGTGCAGGTGCATATAAAGTCCTTAACTtagtatttattaaaaaaaatgaattgcaGCCAAAGTGTTTGTTGGCTTAAATTTTCTAACAGTGTCCTTCAAAGTCCAAGCTGTCTTGATGAACCTAAATTGATAATTCACTAATATACTACAAATGCATGCTTGGAATTTCTTATATGGCTTTACTTGTTTTTTCATGGTAAGCGGGAAAAGTTGAAACCCTATTGCTTCTCCACTATGCTCTTGATAGAAACATGCTGTGTTCCACGGTGCTAGTTTAGAAAATGTCATAGAATATATTGTTTGACTCATGTAAGGTATATATTTTTTGTTCCCCTTGAACCGAAACTTCTCTGGCCATGCCAGAATAAATGCTTCTTTTTGGGTGAACGTGAGTTATTTCAATGCACCTTGTTTTGCGTTGGATTTTGttatattaatgaaaatgatggaTTCTCTTGACAACTTGACAAATCCATtggtaaaacataaaagaaaatgcaaACCTCTAAGACATTCATTATCTGTCTACAATGTACATAAGATTCCATGCCCTGAACCTGTAATTTAAATGAGGATGTGTGTAATTGACTCGTGGCTAGGATAACCCTCAAATAAGTTATATTATCATCTACAAAGTCATATATAAATAGTAAGGTCAGCTTGGGTAGCATACATGGCATAAATATGGTATATATATGAGGTGGAGGTTAGTTGTTATAATCATTTTGTGTATTGTGTGTTTATTGAGGACTATTGGAGGTAAGCCTTCTTGAAGTGGCTTATTATTTTTAGGTATTTGTACATATTTCCTATTATATTCTTCTTTTGTGCAAGCTATTTCATTACAAGTTGTATCAAAGAATGATTTTGGCATCCAAATGGCAAGAAATAAGGTGGTTTTTTTGGGTTCAAAAGGTTGAATTGTGAAGCACATTTCTGTTGAACACAACTTAAGactgagagaggaggggggggtgggggggagaGGGTGAATTAGTCCCAACCTTAAAACATTTAACCTTAAACTTTATCTTTCCAAAACACAATCAACTTATGTTTCACCTTATCAGCAGCAATGAAGAATAAAGCAAAGAAACACATTGCACAAGaaaacaccagatttacgtggaaagcctaaaaagggaaaaaccatggtgagagtcaactcacaatatatgaaatgattacaaatctgttttaggctcactaccaaggaagcACACTACCACCTAAAAGACTTGTAGGCTAAGTGCACCATCCCAGGGCAAGATACACAAGGACTTGTAGGCTGATCCTCACTGCTCAAGGGCAAGATAAAAAAGGACTTGCAGGCTGAAGCTCATTCctccaaggcaagatacaaagactTGCTGACTGGAGATCACTTATCCATGGCAACATACAATATCACAACATTTGAACCAGCAGGATAAGGTCTTCTCCAAATATGAAGTTGCACTTGAACCACTGTCATAAGTAGCCAACTCCAACAACAATCACCACCACATTGTCACTGTCTTCGCATCAGAACATTCTCACATATAGTGATTTTATCGATCACATCACAACAATCACACTTCACAACTCCAAATTGATCTTCTATAAATACCGTCTTTTTCATTATGAAAACAAAGGATAGGCATAAGTCCTATTAAGCCAGCCACCAAATATTGTTGTGGTGAATGTGGTCCAAtccaggagatagagaggaccaaaAACATCATATTACACTTTTCTAAGTAGCTGCGAATAATATATACGCTGACGCACATCACCCAAGAACGACAACTaggtaacatgtagataaacaatgtatCACATAACTAGTCAGTCCAAAACCAAAACACATAGCATCCCAATAAATAAAATCAATGTGGATCCTCACATGCTAAAGGTAGCACCCAAATACAACTCAATACACTCTCTAGAGTTGACATATATTATTAAGATCATAGCACAAGTTGGAAAACAAAACTCTATTGGCCAAACCACAACAattacccaaaagacaacattaaaCACAATGTAGCACCAACCAAAACATTCAACACACTGCAGATCACATTAGGCATTTTTCGAGAACATCCAACATCATTCCCAAATACTTCTTTCTTATAGTCACATCTAATATCTATACATGTTGGTGGAATATAAACAAACATAGACACTTCATTGCCAAAATGCCAGGAAATACAATCCTGAACTGAACATCCATAAATCTTCTTGTAGAACACTTAAACACTTAAAACTGGAATTGAGACAACGCACAAAGATCACAAGCATGTCCTCCAAGTCGCAGCACTTGAAATACCAATGCGAAGAAATGCGAAGCATTTTCTGGACCAATCAAATCCACTTCTAATAGACAACCAAACTGTTAGCAAACAAAAATCACTAGCCACACCAACTGCAACATTGGGAACTTGAAAAAGATAGTAGTGCAATGTCCACAAAGCATAAACATTATGTCCAAATCCGCGAGACAAACTCTCAAAATGCGGAGggatgcaaagcattcttccagcTAGACTTTAAATACCCTTTCTTGCATATCACATCTCCTTGCACATAAAATATTCCAGAAACAATATCAACCTGAATAAGAATGTCGGGGCCAAGGAAGACTCATCCAAGTCATCACTATCATTATTAACATATCAACACCTCAGATTGAATGTAGACATcagacaccaagaaggtggacatacACAACCCAAAGCAACTACAAGTAGTA contains the following coding sequences:
- the LOC131035269 gene encoding probable RNA-dependent RNA polymerase 1, giving the protein MSRTVQIQNLPSLRGTEELVKYLENLTGEGSVEVCKLRRSRKSGMCVTVQFQSPAMAAQLCDRPYIMFRSHVLTVKSAKRDIIFKAASKPLQLKGAKLFAGCQFSPIAFHLLWSSRDDEVTVEFGFDVRRVSVYVNEGGFEYKLQLSYADIRYIHLRYVKGKASLKLLLFELHCVPRIYKKEESSSTSREDDVFHDYYKAGHDNQWIRTTDFTPFCSFGQSLAICLELPYNVNVSQIQRDFPRYKEIGDILSFQEGFSYSDSKLVPIVNLSEFHLPYKILFQINSLIQEGILSWPSLTNEFFNFLKPDKKPRAFIDYALTRFKNLRSPCYNPVKLLLKEYNTFRRSRWYNYPSSAGNVGLDGGLMYVHRVHVTPSKVYFFGPEVNVSNRVTRQFANYIDDFLRVTFVDENGDKLYATDLSQQRITMNNGQGKHTKLYSRVLSVLRDGILIADKKFEFLAFSTSQLRESSVWMFASNAEVSAHSIRRWMGNFSSVKNVAKCARRLGQSFSSSTETLHVSDFEIDHIPDICRKQYIFSDGIGKISLSLAEKVAAKCKCDNTPSAFQIRYGGYKGVVAVDPESKYKLSLRQSMLKYRSDDTNLDVLSWSKFRPCFLNRQIISLLSTLGVEDHNFEKLQEKAVEDLDRVLTDQAVALNLLQIMSAGEHHNALISMLSCGFFANSEPYLLMMLNAFRASKLLELRNKTRIFVPKGRCLMGCLDETGTLNYGEVFVQVSHAAGSKQYHDPGLAIFRQSGLDHKKCIVKGKVIVAKNPCLHPGDVRVLVAVDIPKLHHMVDCVVFPQRGQRPHPDECSGSDLDGDLFFISWDKSLIPPQQEPPMDYIAPPQTVLNHEVTIEEIQQYFADYMLNDTMGIIANRHTAFADRDQNMARSKNCLELAKLFSTAVDFPKTGVPAQIPSNLNPEEYPDFMEKEDKPIYESERITGKLYRAVKNIAPKTMHINSFTKEAATKAYDKDLEVEGFENYLWEALQYKNCYDSRLATLMYQYGVMYEAEIVSGNIISLSKHYGIKLGDLRETILLEVKQIRKETRACFQGNIDADIGSNDKHLAKASAWYYVTYHPSYWGHGDYEGRDENNPHFISFPWVIYDKLLQIKRRRRCGLI